DNA from Actinomyces sp. oral taxon 897:
GAGCGACCCTCACCTCCTGCCTGTCGCTCAGTCGCCGCCCATGGTACTCACCCCCTCATCATCTGCCTGCCGGACACCATCGATGCTACTCATAAGTATGTAGACTCTCAAGTGGCATCCGTTCACGCTGGGCTACATGGCCCAGGGAGAACTCCAGCGGACGGTGGGCGCGAACCTGCGCGCCTGGCGCCACGCCCGCGGCCTGAGCCAAGAAGCCTTCGCCGAGGTCCTGGGCGTGCACCGCACCTACATGGGCGGTGTCGAGCGAGGCGAGCGCAACCTCACCCTGCGCAGCCTGGAACGCATCGCCGAGGTACTGGAGGTGGACCCCCGGAAGCTGCTGGAACCGGTGGGGTGAGCAACCTCACTACGAGGAAGGCCGGGCTACTCTCCCCGCACCACCTTCTGCACCGTGCTCCTGCTGACCCCGAGCTGTCTCGCCGTGCCCTTGATCGTCCCGACAGCGGCGTAGGCCTGGCGAACCCGCTGGCGGAAGGACTCATCGGCGATGTCGGTGCGCAGCCTCAGACCAGCACGCTTCAGGTGACGAGCCACGGTCTGCCGATGGAAGCCAAACCGCTGAGCGAGCTCCTTGACCGTGCAGCCGGCCTGGTATAGCTCCACCATCTCCTCAACCAGCTCAGGCCTGAGGTAGCGGTTGATGCGCCGGGGCGCAGACACGGTAGCCCTGCCGCCGTCAGGACCCTCGGTATCAGCAGCCCGGTCAGGGGAGCCACCCGAACCCTCCTGGGCAGCATGCTGCATCACGTACCGCCAGCAGGCTTCCCAGAGGTTAGAGTGGGATAGGGTTGCGCCGACCGCAAGCCGCTGGGACTCCCAGCGGCTCTCGTCGTCTCCGGGAGTCAGGGCGATAACTCGCCGAGCGGACCCCAGAGCCCGTCTCCGGCTCTACCCTTGTCTGCACCTTTAGCACGGGGTTTCCCCTTTGTTTCGGAGGGAAGCTGTTGCACGAGCTCCTTGCAGATCCCGCGGGCTCCTGTGCCGGTCCCTCACCGGGTTCCGAGGTATATCGGGATAAACCGTAAGGCCCCGTACGCTCCTCCGCGGGTCGTGAGATCTGCAGGAAAGTGCGCCCGCGCGGGGCGGACGGCGTGGCCTTGTCCGGCTCCCAGGACGCAAAGGGCGTGCCAGCCGAGCAATGCAGGCGCACAAAGCCTGAGAGCGCCCGTCATGCGGTGACGGGCGCTCTCAGGCACGTGTACAGAGCTCACCCTCGTCGTGGGGGATCCTTCAGGCGGCGAGGCGCGACGGCGCTTTTACGCAGTAGCAGCGCGGGCCGTCACGTCATCTCCGCCTGACGTGTGTGACGCAGGTGCCTTGTTGTACCGCTTGTCGCCCTATAAGCACCACCTCCTCGGTCTGACTGTCGCACCACAGTATAGAACATATTTAGCCATGGTATAGGATATATTTACTTGAGACGCATAGTCTCTGGACACAGAAGGTTGGGCTCGCTGTGATGAGAAGGTGTCTGGTACCTCGCCCAAGCCGCCCATCTCGTCTGCTGCCGGCGAGTTCGGGGCGCGGGTGCGTGCCCGACGCCGGGAGCTGGGGCTGTCCCAGGAGGCCCTGGCCGAGGGCAGCGAGCTGCACTGGACGTTCATTGGCCAGGTCGAACGCGGCCAGCGCAACCTGTCCCTGCACAACATCCTGCGTGTCGCCCGTGTCCTGGACGTGGATCCGGGGGAGCTGGTACGGGGGTTACGTGGGTGAGCGGCGCCGGTCGCCGTCGACTGCGGCCCGTCCCCGTTCCGCCACCTACCTGCACCTACCTGACGCCGGACCGGTCGCGTCCCCGCGGTGCTCGACTCCCGACGCGGGCCCCGCCCCCCGGCGGCACGAACAGGAGATACTCCGGCGGGACGGGCCCTGTCCTACTCGTCCTGCCCCCATGAGGCAGGCACGATAGAGCCTATGAGCTCACAGCCGCCGTCCCGGCCCTCCCACTCCTCTCCTAAGGGACTGCTCCAACGTCTTGTTGAGGTTATTAGGATTGCCATCTCCTACTTCTCTTCCGAGGGACCGCCCTCGTCAGTTCCTGGTCCCGCACCCCGGGGAGTCAATGACAACCACCACGGCCACCGCACGTTCCTGTACGCTGTTGTCGTGGTCCTGGTGGTGCTGGGGGCCATTGTCTACCTGTGGGTCAACGGCTACCTCTCTGCTGAGGTCAAGTTCGGGATCCTGATCGGGGCCGTGATACTGCTCATGATCATTATGTTCCTGTTCGGTGACGAGATCGGGGAGTACCTCTTCAAGCTCCTGCTCCGGCTCCTGACACTTCCCTTTGTCCTCCTGTTCAGGGCCGGCCGCGGGATTTGGCGCGCCCTGAACAAGAGGTCCTCGAGGCAGGCCACCACCTACGGGCAGAGTCCGCAGACCGGCTACGGGCAGGCCACCAGCTATGGGCAGGCCCAGTCCGCTACCCAGACAGGGCCCCACGGCATCGCAGGAGCCCACAGCACCACAGCTCCTGGCACCCCAGGGCCTCGCGGCACGCAGGGCACGCCCCCGCAGATCGGCTACGGCACCCAGTCTCCTCACGGCACCCAGCCCACGCCCACCACCTATGGGCAGACCCCCGGCTACGGGCAGAGTCCGCAGACCGGCTACGGCCGGCCCGGGGCCACGGGCTACGGCACCCAGCCCCCCTACGGTCAGACCGGCTAAGAGATCCCCACGCCCGGGGGACGGGTCCCGGTCACCCTCGGGCCCGGTCAGGCGCCGTCGAGGCCCTCACGCCAGCGGCAGGACAGATACCTCACGCGCCGAGGCCCAGCTCCTCACACCCGCCAGCAGGACGGTTGCGCAGACCGGCCCCGGGAGCCTGCCGGGCACACTCCGTTCTCACGAGCAACAAGTACCGTTCTCACGACAAACAAGTACCGTTCTCACGACGAACAAGTACCGTTCTCGCGAGCAATAAGTACCGTTCTCGCGAAAAGGGCGGGGAGGGTGGGGCGTCGGTCCTCAGGGTGCCTGAGGCGCTACAGGCACCCCGGGGCAGGCGGCCGTGGTCAGATCACGTCGTGCCGGTGTGGCGGCCTCCGGGGCTCCCTGCGATGATGCCTCTATGACGCCTGCCCCCCTTCCACCTCGCCTGGTTAACGCCCTGCCCCGGACGGTGGATCTCCGGCTCGTGGTCAGTGACATGGACGGGACGCTCCTGGACGGCGACGGCTGTCTGCCCGCCGGCCTGCACGAGGTGCTGGCGCGCATGAGGGAGCACGGGGTCCTGTTCGCCCCCGCCTCCGGACGCCAGCTGGGGAACCTCCAGGAGCTCCTGGGGGAGATCGTGGCCCAGGGGCCCGTGATCGCCGAGAACGGCACCATTGTCGCCGACGGCCCCAGGGTCATCTACACCAACACCATGCCCGCTCCCGCCGTGCGCCAGGCCGTGCTGGCCACACGGCGGCTCTTTGAGCAGGGCTACGACGTCGGCATCGTCGTCTCAGGCGTGGAGCGGGCCTACGTGGAGCGCCGTGACGAGCGCTTTATGGAGCAGGTCCGCCGCTTCTACGCCTCCTGCCAGGAGGTGGACGACCTGCTGACCATTGACCTGGACAACGTGGTCAAGGCGGCCACCTTCGACTTCCAGGACGTGGAGAGGGGCAGCTCCCAGGCCCTCATGTCCGCCGTCACCGGCGTCCAGGTCATGGCCGCCGGGATCCACTGGACTGACATGATCTCCTACACCGCCTCCAAGGGCCTGGCCCTCAGGGCCCTCCAGGAGGCGCACGGCATCACCCCTGCCCAGACGGCCGTCTTCGGGGACTACCTCAACGACCTGGGCCTGTACGACTACGCCGATCTCTCCTTCGCCATGGAGAACGCGCACCCCGGTATCCAGGCCGTCGCCAACTACACGGCCCCGGCCAACACCGACGACGGCGTCCTGCGCACCATCTCCGAGCTCCTGCGTCGCACCCCGCCCGGGGTCGGGCCCCGTCCCCAAGGCCCTGGGACAGGGCCGGCAGCTAGGCGGCCACGGCCTCACGCAGCGACCTGAGCGCGTCCGCGCGGAACTCACGCATGGCGGCCGCCCAGGGGATGTAGTCGGCGCCGTGGTACATCCCCGGCTCCGTCCTGACCGTCACCCTGTTACCGGCCTGGGCGAGCCTGTCGGCGTAGGCCAGGTCCTCGGCGTAGAAGAGGTCGAGGTCACCGACACCGACCCACGCCCGAGCCAGGCCCCGCAGGTCCTCGCGCTGGACCGGGGAGGCGTAGGGGCGCGTCTCCGGCTCGCTGGCGGAGTGGCCGAGGTAGGCCTTCCAGGCCTCGACGTTCTGGTGCGCGGTCCACACGAAGTCGCCGCGCCCGGGCACCTCCACGCCACCGGCCCCGGTGGTGCAGTCCAGCATGGGGTAGACCAGGAGCTGGAGGGCCAGCGGCACCCCCGCGTCATGGGCGCGCTGGGCCAGCGCCGCGGCGATACCGCCCCCCGCGCTGGCCCCGCCCACGGCGATACGCCGGGGGTCCACGCCCAGGTCCTGGGCGTGCTCGTGCACCCAGGTCACGACGTCGAAGGCGTCGTCGAGCCCCGCGGGAAAGGGGTGCTGCGGGGCCAGGCGGTAGTCCACCGAGATGACCAGCAGCCCCAGCTCGTAGGCGATCCGGCTGCACCACGGGTGGTCCTGGGCGGGGGAGCCCGAGATCATGCCGCCACCGTGGAACCACACCAGGACCCCGGTCGGCCCCTTCTCGCCGCGCTCGGGGGTCTCGTAGAACCAGGTGCGCACCGCCCGGTCCGGGCACATGACGATGCAGGGGTGCCCCAGGCCTCGGGGGAAGACCCTGCCCATGGTCATGGTCGAGCCCCGTCGCCGCCTGGAGGGGGCAGGCTCGGGGGCCTGCGTGGGCCCGTGCCCCAGGACGAGCAGCGGGGCGCGGAGCTCGGGGGAGACCAGGTGGAAGGCGGGCCCCAGGTCAGGGCGGCGGGTGCTGAACGCCGTCGCCGCCCCCAGGGCGGCCAGCCCGGCCAGGGCGAGGGAGCCGACGGAGTGGGTCTGCGCCGAGCACGGGATCATGGGGATCTCCTGAGACGTGAGGCACGATTGGGACCTGTGCAGGCTACGTCCTCCGCGGCCCGTCCACCTCACCTGTCTGGTAGGGACGTATGGCGGAGATCCCGGGGCCCTCAGGCAGGAGGGGTCAGCCGGATGACCGACCCGGGTGGCGGCCCCCTCCCATGAGGGCGTCCAGCTGGCGGCGCTCCTTCTTGGTGGGCCGCCCCGCGCCACGGGGGCGGATAATGGCCGCGGGGGCGTCCAGGGGCGAGGGGCGTGGCGGGGAGAAGTCCTCGTAGGCCGTCCGGGCCAGCGGCGCCCCCACGCGCTTGCGCAGGAGAGCACGCACCCGCAGGAAGCGGTCGAACCCGTCCACCCGGTAGCGCACCTCGTCGCCCACCCGCACGTGCTGGGCCGGCTTGGCGGTCTCACCGTTGACCCGCACGTGCCCGGCCCGGCAGGCGGCGGTGGCCGCGGAGCGAGAGCGGGCCTGCCGCACGCTCCACAGCCACACGTCCACCCGGACGCTCACCGGCCCGTTGCCCAAGGCCTGCTGGGTAGTCATGGCCTGATCCTAGCGATTCCTAGCGATCCTAGCGGCGCCCGCTGCCACGCCCCAGCCTGCGGCGGACCCGCATTATCAGCCCCACGCCGAGCGCCGACAGCCCCGCGGCCGTCAGGGCCGAGATCCAGGAGTCGCCCAGGACCGCCTCCACCAGCTGCTGGATCTGGTGGCCCGGGAAGGGGGCGCCGTCGCCTCCGGCCGCGCAGTCACTGAGGGCCGAGCGCAGTGACTTCCTGTCCGCCTCCGGCAGTCCCAGCTGGTAGGTGGCGGCCACCGTCACGAAATGCTGGGCGTACTGGCAGCGGTAGGCGTCGTTCGGCGGCCACCAGCCGCCCCCCTTGGCCGGGTTCCAGTTCCCCCTCTCCGTGGAGCCTGCCGGGCACGTCGCCGGCCCGCAGGCCCCCTTGGCGTTGTTGGCCGGGCCGTCCACGGCCAGGAGGTTGAGGGGGTCGTTGGCCACCAGGAGCCGGGTGCGCTGGTCCCAGGCCCACGCGCCGTGGGCGTAGAGGTAGTTCAGGGGGATGACGTGGTCGATCTGGACGGCACCGCTGGTGTCCTGCCCCCGCCTGAAGCTGATGTCGCGCCCCGTGTAGGGGTCGTGGAGGGTCCCGGACCACACGGTCGCGTTGGGGCAGCCCGCCGCGCCCTGACCGGCCCCCTGGCTGCGGTCCTGGATCCCCTGGGAGCGGGAGAAGTCCGGGCTCGTCAGGTCCCGGGCCAGGATCTCGTTGCGCGTGTCGCAGCCGTCACCGTCCACGTCCTCCCAGGACTGGCCGAACCAGCTCAGCCTGCCCCCCTCGCCCCAGGATGTCGCCGCCGGGTTGTCAGCCGGGAGCGCGTCGAGGGCGGCCAGGGCGTCCTGGGCGCCCATGACCATGTCGCCGCGCTCGTCCCAGCCCGCCGACGGAGTGGGTGAGGGGACCGAGAGGACCTGGGCCACCGGGTGGGCCGCCCCCGTGGGGACGCCTGCCAGCGGCAAGGCCAGGACCGGGAGGCTGAGGCAGAGGGCCGCTGCCAGGCGGCGCAGCGGGGCCGGGTGGCGCGCAGGGTGGGGCGGGGTGGTAGAGGCCATGGGTGCAGGGTAGGACGGGGCGCCGGCATCGGCGGCGGGTCCGACGGCGTGGCGCCCGGCCTGCCCGGGCACCTCAGCGGAGCAGGGACGCGGCGGCCTCATCGAGGTACCACCGGGTCTGCCGACCGCGGCCGCAGGAGGCCGGGGCCCGCCGGACGTCGGGCCTGCCCAGCCCCAGGGCGGCCGAGCGCGCCTTGGCCGCGCCCCCGGCGACCACCATGACGCAGCGTGCCGCCTGGAGGGCCGTGAAGGTCAGGGAGACCCGCTGGCCGGGCGGCTTGGGGGAGTCGCGCACGGCGACGGCGCGCGTCCCCTGGGCCAGGGCGGCGCGGTGGCCCGGGAACAGGGAGCACACGTGGGCGTCCGGCCCCAGGCCCAGGTGGACCACGTCCAGGCGCCCGGTCCCGGGCGGGCCGAGCCACCTGTCCAGGTCCGCCTCCAGGGCCCGGGCGGAGGCCTCCACGTCGGCGACCCGCTCCGGGCCGCGCACGGCGTGGAGGTTGCCGTCCCCCAGCCCCGCGTCGAGCAGGGCCGCGGCCAGCAGGTCGTTGCGCTCCGGGTCCCCGGCAGGCACGAAGCGCTCGTCACCGAGCCACACGTGCACGGCCCCCAGCCCCGCGCCCAGGCGTCGGGGCAGGACCTGGGCCAGGAGGCCGGCCAGGGCCTGGCCCGCCGAGCCGCCGGTCAGGGCCAGGTGGGCCACGCCCCGGGCGGACACCGCCCTGGCCAGGTGCTCGGCCGTGTCCTGGGCGGCCAGGTGCGCGGCGGCGGCGAGGTCGCCCAGGACACGGACGGTGGGGGCCGGGAGCGCGGCGGCTGCGGCCTCAGTGGCCGCGGCGGGGTCGGCGCCGCGCGCCCCCGCGCCGGTACCTGACGTGGTGCTCACCGGGGCTCCCCCTTCCCGGGCCCCTGCTCCAGGGAGGCCAGGACCTCCTGGTAGACCAGGTCCGGGGCCAGGCGCCGCAGCTCCTCGTTGAGGGTGGTGACCGGCTCGCGCCGGGCCATGGTGACGGCCTCCGGCTGGCCCCGCCCCGGCCTGGTGATGACGACGCGGTCGGGGTCCTGGCGGGTGATGGTGATATCGCCCTCGGTGGTGCGCGTGGTGATGGAGGCGATACCGCGGATGCCCGCGACGTCCGTCCGGCTCACCGGCAGCCCCAGGCGCAGGTGCAGCCAGGCGGCCATGAGGCGTACCGAGGAGTTGCCCGGCTCGCCGGCCACGACGACGTGCTCTACCGCCTGCCTGCGCAGGGCGGGGTCCAGGACGGAGGCCACCATGGCGCGCCACAGGGTGATACGGGTCCAGGCCAGGTCGGTGTCCGCCGGGGTGTGCACCGCCGCCAGGGAGGCCAGCGCCGCGGCCGGGTCGGCCTGGGCCGGGGTGTTGGTGATCCGGGCGTGGGCGAGGCGGCCCAGCGGCGCCTGGGCGGGCACGGCGGGGAAGGGGCCCGGCCACCAGGTGACCACGGGGACGTCGGGCAGCAGGAGGGGCACCACGAGGGTGTCCGTGTGCCTGGCCGCCTCCCCGAAGGGCCGCAGGACCACGGTCTCCCCGGCGCCGGCGTGGTGGCCCAGGCGGACCTCGGCGTCGAGGTGCCCGCCCCCCGCGTCGTGCCCGGCGTGGGCGGTGCTGGCGGGCGGGACGGCGGCGCCGGGGAGACCGGCACCGGCCCGGGGGTCCCCGGGGGCCACGACGGCGACGACCCGGCTGGGGTGGTCGCGGCTGGCCCCGTGGGCGGCCGTCAGGGCCTCCTCCAGGTCGGCGGCGCAGGTGTCGATGACGAGGGTCAGGACCCGGCTGGATCCGGCCGCCCCCTCCTGGGTCAGGAGCACGGAGACGATCTCGTCGGTGGTCGTGGCGGTGAGGGTGGTGATCATGAGCGCCTCCAGGTACGGCCGTCGCGGGCGAGGAGCTGGTGGGCCGACGCCGGTCCCCACGAGCCCGGCCGGTATCCGTCGGGCTCGCCTGCGGCGGCCCACCGATCGATGACCGGATCCAGGATCCGCCAGGACAGGTCCACCTCCCGCTGGTGGGGGAACAGCGGGGCGTCGCCGAGGAGGGCGTCGAGAATCAGCCGTTCGTAGGCCTCGGGGGACTCCTCGTTGAAAGTGCCGCCGTAGCCGAAGTCCATGGACACGTCACGCAGCTCCATGTGGGAGCCGGGGACCTTGGAGGCCAGGCGCATGGTGACGCCCTCGTCGGGCTGGATCCGCAGGACGATCGTGTTGGCGCCCACCCCGGCGGTGGCGGCGCCGTCGAAGGGCAGGAAGGGCGGCCGCTCGAAGACGACGGCGACCTCGGTCACACGGCGGGCGAGGCGCTTGCCGGTGCGCAGGTAGAAGGGCACACCCGACCAGCGGCGGTTGGCGATCTCCAGGCGGATGGCCGCGAAGGTCTCGGTGCGCGAGCCGGGGGCGACGCCGTCCTCCTCGAGGTACCCCTTGACGGGGACGCCGCCCTGGAACCCGGCGTCGTAGCGCCCACGGGCGGTCGTGGCGTCCAGGTCCAGCTCGCCGCGGCGCTCCAGGCGCACAGAGGCCAGAACCTTCTCCTTCTCCGCGCGCACGGCCGCAGCGGTCATGGAGGTCGGCTCCTCCATGGCCGTCAGTGCCAGCAGCTGGAGAAGGTGGTTCTGGATGACGTCGCGGGCCGAGCCGATGGTGTCGTAGTAGCCAGCGCGCGTGCCGATGCCGATGTCCTCGGCCATGGTGATCTGGACGTGGTCGACGTAGCGATGGTTCCACAGCGGCTCGAGCATGGTGTTGGCGAAGCGCAGCGCCAGGATGTTCTGGACGGTCTCCTTGCCCAGGTAGTGGTCCACCCGGAAGACGTCGTCAGGGCGCACGATACGTCCGACCAGGGTGTCCAGCTCGGCGGCGGAGGCGCGGTCGTGGCCGAAGGGCTTCTCGATAATGACCCGCCGCCAGGCGCCCGGCGCCTCCTCCACCAGCCCGCAGGCGGCCACCTGCTGGGTGACGGTCGGGAACCAGCCCGGTGGGATGGACAGGTAGAAGGCCCGGTTGCCGCCGGTACCGCGCCTGGCGTCGAGGTCCTCCACCACCTGGGTCAGGCGGGCGTAGGCGGCGGCGTCGTCGAAGGAGCTCAGGGTGACGAAGCGCATCCCGGCGGCCAGCTGCTCCCAGACGGCCGGGCGCCAGGGCGTGCGGGCCCCGGAGCGGACCGCCTGGGCCACGTAGGAGCGCATGGCCTCGTCGTCCCAGTCGCGCCGCCCCACCCCCACCAGGCAGAAGGCGGGGGAGAGCAGGCCGCGGCCGGCCAGGTCGTAGACGGCGGGCAGGAGCTTGCGCCTGGCCAGGTCCCCGGTGATGCCGAACATGACCAGGACGCAGGGGTCCGCGATACGCGGCAGACGCAGGTCGCGGGAGTCGAGCAGGGGGTTGACACCCTGCGGTGCGGTGGCGGAGATGGGCATGAGTCTTCCTAGGACGGGCGTCGGCCTGCCGGTACGGGCGGTCCCGCCCCACTGTACGGCCCCGGCCCCTCACCCGCCGCCCGGCAGCCGGCGGCACCCGGCACCCGGTGGCACCACCCGGGTACGGGTAGGCTCGCCGACGGCGGCACCCGTCAGCCCGGGGCCGGACCACCAGCCGCCCCGGCCTGAAGAAAGGCTCCTCATGAGCGAGACCACCAGCCTCACCCCCCAGCGCGAGAGCGCCGACATCGGCGTCGTGGGCCTGGGCGTCATGGGTGCCAACCTGGCTCGCAACCTGGCCCGTCACGGCCACGAGGTCGCCGTGTTCAACCGGACCACGGCACGCACCCAGCGCCTCATGGAGCGCTACGCCCAGGAGGGGACCTTCGTCCCGTCCGAGCGCCTCGCCGACTTCACCGCCTCCCTGCGCCGCCCGCGCGTGGCGGTCGTCATGGTCCAGGCCGGCGACGCCACCCAGGCCGTCATCGACCAGCTCGCCGACCTCCTGGAGCCGGGGGACATTGTCGTGGACGCGGGCAACACCCTCTACACCGACACCCGGCGCCGCGAGGCCGCCCTGCGGGAGCGCGGCCTGCACCTGGTGGGCATGGGCGTCTCCGGAGGCGAGGAGGGCGCCCTCCTGGGGCCCTCGATCATGCCCGGGGGGAGCGCGCACTCCTACGAGCGCCTCGGCCCGATCCTGGAGTCCGTCGCCGCCACCGCGCCCGACGGCACGCCCTGCGTGACCCACGTGGGGCCCGACGGCGCCGGGCACTTCGTCAAGATGGTCCACAACGGCATCGAGTACGCCGACATGCAGCTCATTGCCGAGGCCTACGACCTCCTGCGCCGGGTGGGCGGGCTGAGCGTGCCGGAGGTGGCCGGGGTCTTCCGCTCCTGGAGGGGCTCCGAGCTCGACTCCTACCTCATTGACGTCACCGCCGAGGTCCTGGAGAGGGTGGACCCGGCCACCGGCGAGCCCTTCGTGGACGTGGTGGTGGACGCCGCGGGCCAGAAGGGCACCGGCGCCTGGACCACCCAGACCGCCCTGGACCTGGGCGTGGCCGTGCCCGCCATCGGCGAGGCCGCCTTCGCCCGGGCCGTCTCCTCCAGCCCGGGGCCGCGCGCCGCCGTGCGCGCCGCCCGGATCGATCCCGGGACCACCAGCGTCCCCAGCCCCGCCGGGCGTGACACCTTCGTGGACGCCGTGCGCGCCGCCCTCTACGGCTCCAAGATCGCCGCCTACGCCCAGGGGTTCGACGAGATCGCCGCCGCCAGCGCGCGGTACGGCTGGGACGTGAGCCTGGGGGACATGGCCCGGATCTGGCGTGCCGGCTGCATTATCCGGGCCCGCTTCCTGGACGACATCACCCGCGCCTACCGCCAGGACCCCCACCTGGTCAGCCTGCTCACCGCCCCGGGCCTCCTCCAGGGCCTCCAGGCGTCCCTGCCGGCCTGGCGCGAGGTCGTGGCCACCGCCGCCAGGTCGGGCGTGCCCGCCCCGGCCTTCTGCGCCTCCCTGGCCTACGTGGACCAGCTGCGCTCACCCCGCCTGCCCGCCGCCCTCATCCAGGGCCAGCGCGACTTCTTCGGCTCGCACACCTACCACCGCGTGGACGACCCCGAGGGCGTCTACCACGTCCTGTGGGCCACGCCGGGGCGCGCCGAGGAGAGGTGGGACCGGTAGGGACCGGCCTCCTGCCGTCGCCTCGGCAGCCCGCCCTCTAGCATGGGCGCGTCAACGCGGCTCCCCGGGGCACCGGGGGAGCCCCACCCCTGCCGAACCGAGGCCCTCATGACCCTCTCCGTCCCGCCCGCACGCCTGACCAGCCCCACCAACCTGTCCCGCCAGGAGGCCCGGTGGCGCTCCGACGTCGTCCACGTGACCGCCCTGGACGTGCACGTGGACGTCACCGGCGCCGTGGACGCGGGGACCACGGGCTTCCCCGTGAGCAGCACGCTGCACCTGGTGGCCCGCCAGGACGTGGAGGGCCTGTGGGCGGACTTCCTGGGGGAGTCGGTGGACCGCGTCGTGCTCGACGGCGCGGCGGTGCCCGTGGCCTGGGACGGCGCCCGGGTGGGGCTGCCCGCCCTGGCCGCGGGGGAGCACGAGGTGGTCATCCAGGCCGTCGGCCGGTACTCCAACTCCGGGCAGGGCCTGCACCGCCTCACCGACCCGGTGGACGGGGCCACCTACCTCTACACCCACTTCGAGCCCTCCGACGCCCGCCGTGCCTGGC
Protein-coding regions in this window:
- the gndA gene encoding NADP-dependent phosphogluconate dehydrogenase, with protein sequence MSETTSLTPQRESADIGVVGLGVMGANLARNLARHGHEVAVFNRTTARTQRLMERYAQEGTFVPSERLADFTASLRRPRVAVVMVQAGDATQAVIDQLADLLEPGDIVVDAGNTLYTDTRRREAALRERGLHLVGMGVSGGEEGALLGPSIMPGGSAHSYERLGPILESVAATAPDGTPCVTHVGPDGAGHFVKMVHNGIEYADMQLIAEAYDLLRRVGGLSVPEVAGVFRSWRGSELDSYLIDVTAEVLERVDPATGEPFVDVVVDAAGQKGTGAWTTQTALDLGVAVPAIGEAAFARAVSSSPGPRAAVRAARIDPGTTSVPSPAGRDTFVDAVRAALYGSKIAAYAQGFDEIAAASARYGWDVSLGDMARIWRAGCIIRARFLDDITRAYRQDPHLVSLLTAPGLLQGLQASLPAWREVVATAARSGVPAPAFCASLAYVDQLRSPRLPAALIQGQRDFFGSHTYHRVDDPEGVYHVLWATPGRAEERWDR